A portion of the Acidobacteriota bacterium genome contains these proteins:
- a CDS encoding PadR family transcriptional regulator, which translates to MSREPVNILQGTLDVLILRCLADEPKHGYAISRWVHERTDGTLQIEDAPLYKSLRRLENGGCLAAEWGMSESNRRARYYRLTAEGRKRLRTEELAWYRYASAIAQVLKP; encoded by the coding sequence ATGTCACGCGAACCGGTCAACATCCTTCAGGGCACGCTCGACGTGCTCATTCTCCGCTGCCTCGCCGACGAGCCGAAGCACGGGTACGCCATCTCGCGATGGGTGCATGAACGCACGGACGGGACACTGCAGATCGAAGACGCTCCCCTCTACAAGTCCCTGCGCCGACTTGAAAACGGCGGATGCCTCGCTGCCGAGTGGGGCATGTCGGAGTCAAACCGGCGCGCGCGTTATTACCGGTTGACCGCCGAAGGACGCAAACGCCTTCGCACAGAAGAATTGGCCTGGTATCGATACGCCTCTGCGATTGCGCAGGTCCTCAAACCATGA